The following are encoded together in the Glycine soja cultivar W05 chromosome 5, ASM419377v2, whole genome shotgun sequence genome:
- the LOC114412292 gene encoding probable inactive leucine-rich repeat receptor-like protein kinase At3g03770 yields MMFLAGSMRHFCYHYLVVLSWLLFIPNSHELQAAQTQALLQLRVYLEYPSSLQIWENYNWDLCSISPSANLSIKCENNEITELKIMGEKSEKPQRFNGFAVPNQTLSMNFSIVSFLSTLTRLASLRVLSLVSLGIWGPLPDKIHHFSSLQVLDLSSNFIFGAIPPKISTMVKLHALTLDDNYLNTTMPDWFDSLSNLNILSVKSNGIKGPFPSSLCKIKTLEVISLSHNELAGELPDLGSLTGLHVLDLRENQLESELPLLPKSVVTVLLSNNSFSGEVPKQFGELDQLQHLDLSSNHLSKTPPSTLFSLPKISYLNLASNALSGALPDKLSCGSKLGFVDISSNKLSGGLPSCLANTSDGRVVRYAGNCLSVDSQNQHRGSYCRESSSGWKNLKTWKVAAAMAIIVGLVLVVMVSGVFLWKKYHSRKITGQEVLLKIVHDNSTTGVSSEILANARFISQTVKLGTQTTSTCRQFSIEELKEATKNFDLSTYIGQGQGSIGKLFKGKLENGSYAAIRSLALSKKCSIQNLRAKLDLLSKLQHPNLVSLLGHCIDGGGQEDPNSHKLHLVYEYVPNGNYRTHLSEFSVDKALKWSDRLAILIGVAKAVHFLHTGVIPGCFSNQLKTKNVLLDEHRIPKLSDYGMSIITEEIEKSEAKSEKPKPRPRTKAEDDVYNFGFILFESLVGPIACDKGETFFLNEKASFGSQDGRRKIVDPIVLTTCSQESLSIAISITTKCISPESSFRPSFEDVLWNLQYAAQVQATADADHKSD; encoded by the exons ATGATGTTCCTAGCTGGTTCAATGAGACATTTTTGTTACCATTATCTTGTGGTTCTTTCATGGCTTTTGTTCATCCCAAACTCTCATGAATTACAAGCAGCTCAGACTCAAGCCTTGTTGCAGTTAAGAGTTTATCTCGAGTACCCTTCTTCTCTGCAAATTTGGGAAAATTACAATTGGGACCTATGCAGCATTTCACCCTCTGCAAACCTGAGCATTAAATGTGAAAATAATGAGATAACTGAGCTTAAAATTATGGGAGAAAAGTCTGAGAAGCCGCAACGGTTCAATGGATTTGCTGTTCCTAATCAGACTCTATCCATGAATTTCTCCATTGTTTCCTTTCTCTCCACTTTGACAAGGTTGGCCAGCTTAAGGGTTCTCAGCTTGGTGTCCTTGGGGATTTGGGGGCCACTTCCTGATAAGATTCACCATTTCTCTTCGCTTCAAGTTTTGGACTTGAGCTCTAATTTCATATTTGGAGCCATCCCACCAAAAATATCCACAATGGTAAAGCTTCATGCATTGACCCTTGATGACAATTATTTGAACACCACTATGCCTGATTGGTTTGATTCCTTGTCTAATCTAAATATCTTGAGTGTGAAGAGCAATGGTATAAAGGGTCCATTCCCCTCCTCACTGTGCAAAATTAAGACACTTGAAGTGATTTCCTTGTCCCACAATGAGCTGGCTGGGGAATTACCTGATCTGGGTTCTCTCACTGGCCTACATGTTCTGGATTTAAGAGAAAACCAATTAGAATCTGAACTACCATTGTTGCCTAAATCAGTGGTCACAGTTCTGCTTAGCAATAACTCATTCTCAGGAGAGGTACCTAAGCAGTTTGGTGAATTAGATCAGCTTCAACATCTAGATCTGTCTTCAAATCACCTCAGTAAGACACCCCCATCTACCTTGTTTTCTCTGCCcaaaataagttatttgaatCTGGCAAGCAATGCACTAAGTGGGGCCCTCCCAGACAAACTTAGCTGTGGGAGCAAACTTGGGTTTGTGGACATTTCTAGTAACAAGTTAAGTGGTGGACTTCCCTCTTGCTTGGCAAATACTTCTGATGGTAGAGTTGTCAGGTATGCTGGAAACTGTTTATCTGTTGATTCTCAGAACCAGCATAGAGGGTCTTATTGTAGAGAATCTAGCTCTGGATGGAAGAACTTGAAGACATGGAAAGTAGCTGCAGCAATGGCCATCATTGTTGGACTTGTTCTTGTGGTTATGGTTTCAGGAGTCtttttatggaaaaaatatCATTCCAGAAAGATAACTGGGCAGGAAGTGTTGCTAAAAATTGTTCATGATAACTCCACAACTGGGGTTTCATCAGAGATCCTTGCAAATGCCA GATTCATTTCTCAAACAGTGAAGCTAGGGACACAAACTACTTCAACCTGTCGACAATTTTCAATAGAGGAATTGAAGGAAGCCACAAAAAACTTTGACTTGTCAACTTATATTGGTCAAGGTCAAGGCTCCATAGGAAAG CTGTTCAAAGGTAAACTAGAGAATGGATCCTACGCGGCGATACGATCTTTGGCTCTGTCAAAGAAATGCTCAATTCAAAATCTTAGAGCTAAATTGGATTTACTCTCAAAACTTCAACATCCAAATTTGGTTAGCCTTTTGGGCCATTGTATTGATGGTGGTGGACAAGAAGATCCCAATTCCCACAAGCTTCATCTTGTATATGAGTATGTGCCAAATGGGAATTATCGTACACATCTGTCAG AATTTTCTGTAGATAAGGCACTTAAGTGGTCTGATAGATTGGCAATTTTAATTGGCGTTGCAAAGGCAGTGCATTTCTTACATACTGGTGTTATACCTGGCTGTTTTAGTAACCAGCTAAAGACAAAGAATGTCTTACTTGATGAACACCGCATTCCAAAACTGAGTGACTATGGCATGTCCATCATCAcagaagaaattgaaaaatcTGAG GCAAAGAGTGAGAAACCAAAACCACG CCCAAGGACCAAAGCGGAGGATGATGTTTATAATTTTGGATTCATATTGTTTGAATCACTTGTTGGACCCATAGCATGCGACAAAGGTGAAACATTTTTTCTAAATGAAAAG GCATCCTTTGGCAGTCAAGATGGTCGAAGAAAGATTGTGGATCCTATTGTGTTGACCACTTGCTCTCAAGAGTCATTATCAATTGCAATCTCAATAACAACCAAATGCATATCTCCAGAATCTTCATTCCGTCCCTCTTTTGAGGATGTCCTATGGAACTTACAGTATGCAGCTCAAGTCCAAGCCACAGCAGATGCAGACCACAAATCAGATTAA